From one Burkholderia pyrrocinia genomic stretch:
- a CDS encoding alcohol dehydrogenase catalytic domain-containing protein, protein MTTLEAQPRMTAVVCHGPEDYRVEQVAKPRPGANELVIRIAACGICASDCKCYTGAKMFWGGPNPWVKAPVIPGHEFFGYVEALGDGAAEHFGVALGDRVIAEQIVPCGKCRYCKSGQYWMCEVHNIFGFQREVADGGMAEYMRIPPTAIVHKIPLGVSLEDAAIIEPLSCAIHTVNRGDVQLDDVVVIAGAGPLGLMMTQVARLKTPKKLVVIDLIDERLELAREYGADVAINPQRDDAREIVRALTDGYGCDVYIETTGAPVGVNQGLDLIRKLGRFVEFSVFGEDATVDWSIIGDRKELDVRGAHLGPYCYPVAIDLLARGLVTSKGIVTHGFALEDWDNAIRVAKSPESIKVLLKPAR, encoded by the coding sequence ATGACGACACTCGAAGCCCAGCCGCGGATGACCGCGGTCGTCTGCCACGGCCCCGAGGACTATCGCGTCGAACAGGTCGCGAAGCCGCGCCCCGGCGCGAACGAGCTCGTGATCCGCATCGCCGCGTGCGGGATCTGCGCGAGCGACTGCAAGTGCTATACGGGCGCGAAGATGTTCTGGGGCGGCCCGAACCCGTGGGTGAAGGCGCCCGTGATTCCCGGCCATGAATTTTTCGGCTACGTGGAAGCGCTCGGCGACGGCGCGGCCGAGCATTTCGGCGTGGCATTGGGCGACCGCGTGATCGCCGAGCAGATCGTGCCGTGCGGCAAGTGCCGTTATTGCAAGTCGGGGCAGTACTGGATGTGCGAAGTGCACAACATCTTCGGCTTCCAGCGCGAGGTCGCCGACGGCGGGATGGCCGAATACATGCGCATTCCGCCGACCGCGATCGTCCACAAGATCCCGCTCGGCGTATCGCTCGAGGATGCCGCGATCATCGAGCCGCTGTCGTGCGCGATCCATACGGTGAACCGCGGCGACGTCCAGCTCGACGACGTCGTCGTGATCGCGGGCGCGGGGCCGCTCGGGCTGATGATGACGCAGGTCGCGCGCCTGAAGACGCCGAAGAAACTCGTCGTGATCGACCTGATCGACGAACGGCTCGAACTCGCGCGCGAGTACGGCGCCGACGTGGCGATCAACCCGCAGCGCGACGATGCGCGCGAGATCGTCCGCGCGCTGACCGACGGCTACGGCTGCGACGTCTACATCGAGACGACCGGCGCGCCGGTCGGCGTGAACCAGGGGCTCGACCTGATCCGCAAGCTCGGCCGCTTCGTCGAATTCAGCGTGTTCGGCGAGGATGCGACCGTCGACTGGTCGATCATCGGCGATCGCAAGGAGCTCGACGTGCGCGGCGCGCACCTCGGGCCATACTGTTATCCGGTCGCGATCGACCTGCTTGCGCGCGGGCTCGTCACGTCGAAAGGCATCGTCACGCACGGTTTCGCGCTCGAGGACTGGGACAACGCGATTCGCGTCGCGAAATCGCCCGAATCGATCAAGGTGCTGCTGAAGCCGGCCCGCTGA
- a CDS encoding FGGY-family carbohydrate kinase, whose protein sequence is MEYVIGVDIGTQSTKALLVDRHGAIVARRSAGYQPDTPRPLWAEQWPQVWFDAVLECITGCVSDARAQGVPADAIRAVCVSSLYGGSGIPVDSDMLPLHPCLIWMDRRATAEVDWVDANVNVERLRVITGNGVDSYYGFTKMLWLRDQRPDVWANVRYFLPPNAYVIYLLTGEVAVDHSSAGNIGGVYDVARREWSDDALDMLGIPATMMPERLVDSTEIVGGLLSQWTEQLGLPAGTPVVAGGVDAAVATFAAGATRTGQHVAMIGTSMCWGYVNRHVDARHGLVSMPHVFDGQRDLYVFGGAITAGASVAWFRDQFCHAEIDAARLLPHGDPHVLLEEAAESVPAGADGVLFLPYLMGERSPVWDAKASGAFVGLSLAHTRAHLYRAVLEGVAFALRHNIEAGRRGAVALDDRLIVVGGAAHSALWMQIIADVTGFPVWTIEQDVEAAMGAALLAGVGAGLVSHDDAQGGWVTLVERARPDAERAQAYAARFALYTALYPALKSIMHGLHTPS, encoded by the coding sequence ATGGAATACGTCATAGGCGTCGACATCGGTACGCAGAGCACCAAGGCGCTGCTCGTCGACCGGCATGGCGCGATCGTCGCGCGGCGCTCGGCCGGTTACCAGCCCGATACGCCGCGCCCGCTGTGGGCCGAGCAGTGGCCGCAGGTGTGGTTCGACGCGGTGCTCGAATGCATCACCGGCTGCGTGAGCGATGCGCGCGCGCAGGGCGTGCCGGCCGATGCGATCCGCGCGGTGTGCGTGAGCAGCTTGTACGGCGGCTCGGGCATTCCGGTCGACAGCGACATGCTGCCGCTCCATCCGTGCCTGATCTGGATGGATCGGCGCGCGACTGCGGAAGTCGACTGGGTCGACGCCAACGTGAACGTCGAGCGGCTGCGCGTGATCACGGGCAACGGCGTCGACAGCTATTACGGCTTCACGAAGATGCTGTGGCTGCGCGACCAGCGGCCGGACGTGTGGGCGAACGTGCGCTATTTCCTGCCGCCGAACGCGTACGTGATCTATCTGCTGACCGGCGAAGTCGCGGTCGATCACAGCTCGGCCGGCAACATCGGCGGCGTGTACGACGTCGCGCGCCGCGAGTGGTCCGACGACGCGCTCGACATGCTCGGCATTCCGGCGACGATGATGCCCGAGCGGCTCGTCGATTCGACGGAGATCGTCGGCGGGTTGCTGTCGCAATGGACCGAACAGCTCGGGCTGCCGGCCGGCACGCCCGTCGTCGCGGGCGGCGTCGATGCGGCCGTCGCGACCTTCGCGGCCGGCGCGACGCGCACCGGGCAGCATGTCGCGATGATCGGCACCAGCATGTGCTGGGGCTACGTGAACCGGCATGTCGATGCGCGGCACGGGCTCGTCAGCATGCCGCACGTGTTCGACGGCCAGCGCGACCTGTACGTGTTCGGCGGTGCGATCACGGCCGGTGCATCGGTCGCGTGGTTTCGCGACCAGTTCTGTCATGCCGAAATCGATGCGGCACGCCTGCTGCCGCACGGCGATCCGCACGTGCTGCTCGAGGAGGCGGCCGAAAGCGTGCCGGCCGGTGCCGACGGCGTGCTGTTCCTGCCGTACCTGATGGGCGAGCGCAGCCCGGTGTGGGATGCGAAGGCGAGCGGCGCGTTCGTCGGGCTGAGTCTCGCGCATACGCGGGCGCACCTTTATCGCGCGGTGCTCGAAGGCGTCGCGTTCGCGCTGCGGCACAACATCGAGGCCGGCCGCCGCGGGGCGGTGGCGCTGGACGACCGGCTGATCGTCGTTGGCGGTGCCGCGCATTCGGCGCTGTGGATGCAGATCATCGCGGACGTGACGGGCTTTCCGGTGTGGACGATCGAGCAGGACGTCGAAGCCGCGATGGGCGCCGCGTTGCTCGCGGGTGTCGGGGCGGGGCTCGTGTCGCACGACGACGCGCAGGGCGGATGGGTCACGCTCGTCGAGCGCGCGCGGCCCGACGCCGAACGCGCGCAAGCGTATGCGGCGCGCTTCGCGCTCTATACGGCGCTGTATCCGGCGCTCAAGTCGATCATGCACGGGTTGCACACGCCATCATGA
- a CDS encoding SDR family oxidoreductase, whose product MKTRFDFSGSRVLVTGASSGIGRACAVALAQAGARVVAAGRDMAALDSLASETACDTLRIDVGGDEHAIDAALAAHDAFDGLVNCAGIASLEPALEVSAGHFDRVMAVNARGAALVARAVARKMIACDGRVAVHARGSIVNVSSQAALVGLPAHLSYCASKAAMDAITRVLCIELGPHGIRVNSVNPTVTLTPMAQFAWSEPEKRAPMLAAIPLGRFAEPGEVVEPILFLLSDAASMISGVSLPIDGGYTAR is encoded by the coding sequence ATGAAGACGCGATTCGATTTCAGCGGTTCGCGGGTGCTCGTCACGGGCGCATCGAGCGGGATCGGGCGCGCGTGCGCGGTTGCGCTGGCGCAGGCGGGCGCGCGGGTCGTCGCGGCGGGGCGCGACATGGCCGCGCTCGATTCGCTTGCCAGCGAGACTGCATGCGATACGTTGCGCATCGATGTCGGCGGAGACGAACACGCGATCGATGCCGCGCTCGCCGCTCACGATGCGTTCGACGGCCTCGTCAATTGTGCGGGGATCGCATCGCTCGAACCGGCGCTCGAGGTCAGCGCCGGGCATTTCGACCGCGTGATGGCCGTCAATGCGCGCGGCGCGGCGCTCGTGGCACGGGCGGTTGCGCGGAAGATGATCGCGTGCGACGGACGCGTCGCCGTGCATGCACGGGGCAGCATCGTCAACGTATCGAGCCAGGCCGCGCTCGTCGGCTTGCCCGCACATCTGAGCTATTGCGCGTCGAAGGCGGCGATGGACGCGATCACGCGCGTGCTGTGCATCGAACTCGGGCCGCACGGCATTCGTGTGAACAGCGTGAATCCGACCGTCACGCTCACGCCGATGGCGCAGTTCGCGTGGAGCGAACCGGAGAAGCGCGCGCCGATGCTGGCGGCGATTCCGCTCGGGCGATTTGCGGAGCCGGGCGAGGTCGTCGAGCCGATCCTGTTTTTGCTGAGCGATGCGGCGTCGATGATCAGCGGCGTGTCGTTGCCGATCGACGGCGGGTATACGGCGCGATAG
- a CDS encoding nucleotidyltransferase family protein, whose product MSYASLVTGVLLAGGLGQRFDPSGLHSKLLALLPDGTPVAVAAARHLAAATADVIAVVRPGAEKLAILLNEAGCQVVYAPDASRGMGASLAAGVRATPDSNGWLVALGDMPWIAASTYEAVTRALDADDASIVAPAHRGVRGHPVGFAAHHFDALAALDGDTGARALFASAPVKLLDVDDPGILRDVDTPQDLR is encoded by the coding sequence ATGTCCTATGCGTCACTCGTCACCGGCGTCCTGCTCGCCGGTGGTCTCGGTCAACGCTTCGACCCGAGCGGCCTGCACAGCAAGCTGCTCGCGCTGCTTCCCGACGGCACGCCGGTCGCGGTCGCGGCCGCCCGCCATCTCGCGGCGGCCACGGCCGACGTGATCGCCGTCGTCCGTCCCGGCGCCGAAAAACTCGCGATTCTGCTGAACGAAGCCGGTTGCCAGGTCGTCTATGCGCCCGACGCGTCGCGCGGGATGGGCGCGAGCCTCGCGGCCGGCGTGCGCGCCACGCCCGATTCGAACGGCTGGCTCGTCGCGCTCGGCGACATGCCGTGGATCGCGGCTTCGACCTACGAAGCCGTCACGCGCGCGCTCGACGCCGACGATGCGTCGATCGTCGCGCCCGCGCATCGCGGTGTGCGCGGCCATCCGGTCGGTTTCGCCGCGCACCACTTCGATGCGCTCGCCGCCCTCGACGGCGACACGGGTGCCCGCGCGCTGTTCGCCAGCGCACCGGTAAAACTGCTCGACGTCGACGATCCCGGCATCCTGCGTGACGTCGACACGCCGCAGGATCTGCGCTGA
- a CDS encoding M15 family metallopeptidase has protein sequence MLIAALTGAGFTNYPSEWWHWSFGDRYWAVMQRESHAIYGPVEENMLDEGT, from the coding sequence GTGCTGATCGCCGCGCTGACCGGCGCCGGCTTCACGAATTACCCGTCCGAATGGTGGCATTGGTCGTTCGGCGACCGCTATTGGGCCGTCATGCAGCGGGAATCGCACGCGATTTACGGCCCCGTCGAGGAAAACATGCTCGACGAAGGTACGTGA
- a CDS encoding type II toxin-antitoxin system VapC family toxin — protein MIVLDTHALVWWVAGDPSLSKKARSAIDRARSEGALAASAISAWEIAMLVRNDRLALTMDVDAWLATVAQIDGMRFVPVDADIAAKSTALPGSFHKDPADRMIVATARRLGAPLVTRDEKIRAYAHVKTLW, from the coding sequence GTGATCGTGCTGGATACGCATGCATTGGTGTGGTGGGTGGCGGGCGATCCTTCGCTCAGCAAGAAAGCGCGAAGCGCAATCGATCGCGCGCGCAGCGAAGGCGCGCTCGCCGCATCCGCGATCTCCGCGTGGGAGATTGCGATGCTGGTGCGCAACGACCGCCTCGCACTGACGATGGATGTCGACGCGTGGCTCGCCACGGTCGCGCAGATCGACGGCATGCGCTTCGTGCCCGTCGATGCCGACATCGCCGCGAAATCCACCGCGCTGCCCGGCTCGTTCCACAAGGATCCGGCCGACCGCATGATCGTCGCCACCGCGCGGCGGCTCGGCGCACCGCTCGTCACCCGCGACGAAAAAATCCGCGCTTATGCGCACGTGAAGACGCTCTGGTAA
- a CDS encoding type II toxin-antitoxin system Phd/YefM family antitoxin, which yields MMPHAPVSKSDFKARALEYFRLVESSGESLIVTDHGKPTLEIRPYHAREAQPLDILRGSVMRYDNPLDPIAEDDWEASR from the coding sequence ATGATGCCGCACGCTCCCGTTTCGAAATCCGATTTCAAGGCTCGCGCACTCGAATACTTCCGGCTCGTCGAGTCGTCCGGCGAAAGCCTGATCGTTACCGATCACGGCAAGCCGACGCTCGAGATCCGGCCGTATCACGCACGCGAGGCTCAGCCGTTGGACATATTGCGCGGCTCGGTCATGCGCTACGACAATCCTCTCGATCCGATTGCGGAAGATGATTGGGAGGCGTCGCGGTGA
- a CDS encoding amino acid-binding protein, with protein MELSVERVDVWAATIDDKPGGLATVLGALRTAGADLQFIVARRTSEAPGKGVVFVAPLQGDAVIRAATQVGFTVTPSVHSVRVMGLDQMGIIGQLTQMLADGAINLRGVSAAVLGSQFIAYFAVDSADDADKAIDILQRA; from the coding sequence ATGGAACTGAGCGTAGAACGTGTCGATGTCTGGGCGGCAACCATCGACGACAAGCCGGGCGGCCTCGCGACCGTATTAGGCGCCCTGCGGACTGCCGGTGCAGACTTGCAGTTCATCGTCGCCCGCCGCACATCGGAGGCGCCGGGCAAGGGTGTCGTGTTTGTCGCGCCACTACAGGGAGACGCGGTGATTCGCGCGGCCACGCAGGTGGGGTTCACCGTCACCCCGAGCGTTCACTCCGTCCGCGTAATGGGTCTGGATCAAATGGGCATCATCGGGCAACTGACCCAGATGCTCGCGGACGGCGCGATCAATCTCCGTGGCGTCTCGGCCGCCGTGCTGGGTTCCCAGTTCATCGCCTATTTCGCGGTCGATTCGGCGGACGATGCAGACAAGGCGATCGATATCCTGCAGCGGGCATAA
- a CDS encoding Fe2+-dependent dioxygenase has product MMLHIPGVLTKAQVAQCRDLLDAAEWVDGNVTSGAQSALAKRNRQLPEGSPVARAVGDAIQDALARHPLFFSAALPLKVFPPLFNRYEGGETFGTHVDNAIRLLRGTDFRVRSDLSATLFLEEPDAYDGGELCVEDTYGVHRAKLPAGDLVLYPASSLHRVTPVTRGERVASFFWIQSMVRDDADRTLLFQLDTQIQQLSADKGAHDRGVIALTGIYHNLLRRWADT; this is encoded by the coding sequence ATGATGCTTCATATCCCCGGTGTATTGACCAAAGCGCAGGTCGCGCAGTGCCGCGACCTGCTCGATGCGGCCGAATGGGTCGACGGCAACGTGACATCCGGCGCGCAGTCGGCGCTTGCCAAACGCAACCGGCAATTGCCGGAAGGCTCGCCGGTTGCGCGCGCGGTCGGCGACGCGATCCAGGATGCGCTCGCGCGCCATCCGCTGTTCTTTTCGGCGGCGCTGCCGCTCAAGGTGTTTCCGCCGCTGTTCAACCGCTACGAAGGCGGCGAGACGTTCGGCACGCACGTCGACAATGCGATCCGGCTGCTGCGCGGCACGGATTTCCGCGTGCGCAGCGATCTGTCGGCGACGCTGTTTCTCGAGGAACCCGATGCGTACGACGGCGGTGAATTGTGTGTCGAGGATACGTACGGCGTGCATCGCGCCAAGTTGCCGGCGGGCGATCTCGTGCTGTATCCCGCGTCGAGCCTGCATCGCGTGACGCCCGTTACGCGCGGCGAGCGCGTTGCGTCGTTCTTCTGGATCCAGAGCATGGTGCGCGACGATGCCGACCGCACGCTGCTGTTTCAGCTCGATACGCAGATTCAGCAGCTCTCTGCGGACAAAGGTGCTCACGACCGCGGCGTGATCGCGCTCACCGGGATCTATCACAACCTGCTGAGACGGTGGGCCGATACCTGA
- a CDS encoding tetratricopeptide repeat protein has translation MEAVSLKALASVSPREFADILAGPPERAAAWVAAAADNGIVDAQAVYGQYLLDGHGVARDPAAAFGWFRHAARAGHPMAMNMLGRCYEFGWGTATCAPVAVYWYRLAAQAGLDWGMYNYATALALGNGVDENRADALDWFRRAAALGHAKSINLIGGFHEDGWVVSVDTDAAFDHYRRAAVAGDFRGQFNFARLLAERGHIDEALVWLARVPATATPAFIAKMRAYLASSPIDAFRSAALQLAPHAMESAS, from the coding sequence ATGGAAGCCGTGTCGCTGAAGGCGCTCGCGTCGGTATCGCCGCGCGAGTTCGCCGACATCCTGGCCGGGCCGCCCGAGCGCGCCGCCGCGTGGGTCGCGGCGGCGGCCGACAACGGCATCGTCGATGCGCAGGCCGTGTACGGGCAGTACCTGCTCGACGGGCACGGTGTCGCGCGCGATCCGGCCGCGGCATTCGGCTGGTTCCGGCACGCCGCGCGGGCCGGCCATCCGATGGCGATGAACATGCTCGGCCGCTGCTACGAGTTCGGCTGGGGCACGGCCACGTGCGCGCCGGTCGCCGTGTACTGGTACCGGCTCGCCGCGCAGGCGGGGCTCGACTGGGGCATGTACAACTACGCGACGGCGCTCGCGCTCGGCAACGGCGTCGACGAGAATCGCGCCGACGCACTCGACTGGTTCCGCCGCGCGGCCGCGCTCGGCCATGCGAAATCGATCAACCTGATCGGCGGCTTCCACGAGGACGGCTGGGTCGTGTCCGTCGACACCGACGCCGCGTTCGACCACTATCGCCGCGCGGCCGTTGCCGGCGACTTCCGCGGCCAGTTCAACTTTGCGCGGCTGCTTGCCGAGCGCGGGCACATCGACGAAGCGCTCGTCTGGCTCGCGCGCGTGCCGGCCACCGCAACGCCCGCGTTTATCGCGAAGATGCGCGCGTATCTCGCGTCGTCGCCGATCGACGCGTTCCGCTCGGCGGCGCTGCAACTGGCGCCGCACGCAATGGAATCCGCATCATGA